The stretch of DNA CAGCGGATCGTCGTAGTTGCTGACGCCGTTGGTGTCATTGAGCAACTGGGCGTTTTTCTTCACGTCGTCGTTGACATGGATACGGGCGAAACCAATGCCGACGTCATCCTTCGGACGTGCATCGAACGGGCCCTTGTACACCAGCATCAGCGACTGGTAGTTGTCGATGAAGTTGGTGTCCTTGTCGTGGAACGTGGCGTTGGCCGCGATGTTCAGACCGCGGGTCGCATCGCCGTTGTGGGTGGTGAGTTGCTGCTGCCCGACGAACCAGTAGCCGTGCTTGCTGCTGTGCACGCGATAGCTGTCGCGGGTGACCGCGGCGTCCTGGCCATTGACGTCCTCGCGCACGTCGCTGGCATCGGCGGTGCTCTTGTAGTAACCGACGCGGTATTCGCCCGGCAGGTTGTTGACCTTCGGCGACCAGACCAGCTCGACCGGCAGGACGGTGCCCTTGGTACCGCTGCCGCTGAGCTTGAAGCCGTTGCCGTGCTCCAGTTGCGACGGGTTCTGGTTGTACGCGCCGATCTGCGCGTACAGCTCAGGGGTGATGTGGTACTTCACCCGCAGTGCCGCCTGGCTGACCGGCCAGTTGTACCAGATGTTGGTCGCCCAGTTGCCCACCTGGGAGCCGCAGAACGCCAGGTTCTGGAAGTCGCAGGGGAAGGTGTTGAAGTCTTCGCCTTCGCCGAAGTAACCGGCCTTGACGTCGAGCTTGCCGTCGAGGAACTGGTGCTGGATCCACAATTGGGTCAGACGCACCATGTGGCCACGGCCGTAGACTTCCTGGGAGGAACTCAGGGTGCCGGCACGCGGGTCGCCGATACGGTCGTTGGAGATGTTCTGGCCGTTACGGTTGGTCAACTGGATCTTCGCCTGGGTGTTGTCCCAGCCCCAGAGTTTTTCCAGGTCCAGCGCCACGCCCAGGCCGAACTGGTCGCTGTAGCGTCCGGTCTTGTCGTCGTTGTAGCCGCCGTGCAGGTTGGCGCCCATCTCGCCGACGTAATCGGCCTTGATGTCGATCCCTTTCTCGAGCAGCTTGGTCCGCTCGCCACCCCAGTCGCCGGTCATCCATTTCGAATCGGCGCTGAACGCTTCGTCAGCGTGCGCGCTACCGGCCAGGGTCATTGCCGCAATCGCTGACAACTGGCAGATCAAGCGTGCATTGGTGCTCTTGTTTTTCATCCCTACATCCTCGTCTTTATTGTTATTAACTGTTTTTCTCTAACGCGGTTTACACCTGATGCGACGGATGACAGGCCATCCGCCGCGCATTCGGTATGTCCTTGCTCCAATAACGCGGGCTTCAACGCCCCTTGAACTGCGCCACGTTGCTGGCATGGGCTTCGGCCTGCGCAGGGGCCGCAACACCCAGGCGCTCGCCACTCTTGGCATCGAACAGCAGAACCTTGGCCGGATCGAATTGCAGGGTCAGGGTTTCGCCGACCTGCGGCGCCACATCCGGCGCCAGGCGGCAGCAGACCTTGGTGCCGTTGAGGTTGACGAACACCAGGGTGTCGGGACCGGTCGGCTCGGTGACCTGGACCTCGGCGCGCAAGGTCGGCAGGCCGTTGCCCTCGCCGTTCGCCAGGCCGATCTGCTCCGGACGGATGCCGAGGATCACTTCCCGGTCTTCCAGGCCGGCGTCCTGCATGCCCAAAGGCAGCTCGCAGCGGGCCTGGCCGCTGTCCAGCAGGGCCAGCAGGCGGCCGTCCTTGCGCTGCAGGCGCAGGGGGATGAAGTTCATCGGCGGCGAGCCGATGAAGCTGGCCACGAACAGGTTGGCCGGGTCGTTGTAGATCTGTTTCGGAGTACCGAACTGCTGGATGATGCCGTCCTTCATCACCGCCACCTTGTCGCCCAGGGTCATGGCTTCGATCTGGTCGTGGGTGACGTAGACCGTGGTGGTTTTCAGGCGCTGGTGCATCAGTTTCATTTCGGTGCGCATCTCGACCCGCAGCTTGGCGTCGAGGTTGGACAGCGGTTCGTCGAACAGGTAGATCTTCGGCCGCCGCGCCAGGGCACGGCCCATGGCCACGCGCTGTTGCTGGCCGCCGGACAGCTGGCCGGGCTTGCGGCTGAGCAGGTGTTCGATCTGCAGCAGCTTGGCCACCCGAGCCACTTCCTCGTCGATCTCGGCGGCCGGCATCTTGCGGATCTTCAGGCCGAAGGCAATGTTGTCGCGCACGCTCATGGTCGGGTACAGCGCATAGGACTGGAACACCATGGCGATGTCACGGTCTTTCGGGCTCATGCCGCTGATGTCGGCGTCGTCCACCAGGATCGCCCCGCCGCTGATGTTTTCCAGGCCGGCGATGCAGTTCATCAGGGTGGATTTGCCGCAGCCCGAGGGCCCCACGAGAATCAGGAACTCACCGTCATCGATCTTCAGTTCGATGTTCTTCAGGGTGTCCGGCAAGCCGCTGCCGTAGGTCTTGTTGACGTTGCGTAATTCGAGAGTTGCCATCTTTTACCCCTTGACCGCGCCGGACGTCAGCCCACGCAGGAAATACTTGCCAGCGAATATGTAGACCAGCAGTGTCGGCAGCCCGGCGATCATCGCCGCCGCCATATCAACGTTGTATTCCTTGGTCCCGGTGCTGGTGTTGACCAGGTTGTTCAAGGCCACGGTGATCGGTTGCGCATCGCCGCTGGCGAACACCACGCCGAACAGGAAGTCGTTCCAGATCTGAGTGAACTGCCAGATCAGGCAGACCATGACGATTGGCACCGACATCGGCAGCAGGATCTTGCCGAAGATGGTGAAGAAGCCCGCGCCGTCCAGGCGCGCGGCCTTGACCAGGGCGTCCGGGATGCTCACGTAGTAGTTGCGGAAGAACAACGTGGTGAACGCCAGCCCGTAGACCACGTGCACCAGCACCAGGCCGCTGGTGGTGTTGGCCAGGCCGAACTTGCCGAGGGTGAAGGACGCCGGCAGCAGCACGGTCTGGAACGGCAGGAAGCAGCCGAACAGCAGCAGGCCGAAGAACAGCTGCGAACCACGGAAGCGCCACATCGACAGCACGTAGCCGTTCATGGCGCCGACGAAGGTCGAGATGATCACCGCCGGCACGGTGATCTTCACCGAGTTCCAGAAGTAGCCGCCCACGGTGTCCCAGGCCTTGATCCAGCCGATGCCGTCGATCACGGCCGGCCAGCTCAGCAGGTTGCCGGTGCGGATGTCTTCCGGGGTCTTGAAGCTGGTGAGCAGCATCACCACCAGCGGCACCAGGTACACCGCCGCGGCCAGCAGCAGGGTGGCGTAGATGGCGATGCGACTGAAGTTCAGCGCAGGTTTTCCGAGCTGGTTAGTCATGGCGTTTGCCTCGCAGTTCGGAGTACAGGTACGGCACCAGGATGGTCAGCACGGCGCCCAGCATCAGCATGGCGCTGGCCGAACCTATGCCCATCTGGCCACGGCTGAAGGTGAAGGAATACATGAACATCGCTGGCAGGTCGGACGAGTAGCCAGGGCCACCGGCGGTCATCGCCGCCACCAGGTCGAAGCTCTTGATCGCGATGTGCGCGAGGATCATGAAGGCGCTGAAGAACACCGGGCGCAGGCTCGGCAAGACGATCTTCAGGTAGATGGTCGGCAGGCTCGCGCCATCGACCTGGGCGGCGCGGATGATCGACTGGTCGACGCCGCGCAAGCCGGCGAGGAACATCGCCATGACAAAGCCGGAGGCCTGCCACACAGCGGCGATCACCAGGCAGTACACCACGCGATCCTGATCCACCAGCCAGTCCAGGCGAAAGCCTTCCCAGCCCCAGTCACGCAGCATCTTGTCCAGGCCCAGGCCAGGGTTGAGCAGCCATTTCCAGGCGGTGCCGGTGACGATCATCGACAGCGCCATCGGGTACAGGTAGACGGTGCGGATAAAGCCTTCCCTGCGGATGCGCTGGTCCAGCAGCACCGCCAGGAACACGCCGAGCACCAGGCTGATGCCGATGAACATGCCGCCGAACAGCGCCAGGTTCTTGCTCGCCACCCACCAGCGGTCGTTGTCCATCAGGCGCATGTATTGCTGCAGGCCGACCCACTTGTAGCTCGGCATGAAGCTGGAGTTGGTGAAGGACAGAATGAACGTCCAGATGATGTAACCGTAAAAACCGACCAGGACGATCAGCATGCTTGGCGCCAGGACCAACTTGGGGAGCCAGCGCTGCAGCGCGTCGAACGGTGAGGCTTTGCTGAAAACCGCCACAGAGCTCATCGGGATAATCCAGTTGAAGGAGTAAGTATCTGCAGGAGCGAAGCTTGCTCGCGATGAACGATCACACGTCGTGTCAGGTACGACGCTTTCGCGGGCGAGCCTCGCTCCTACAGGGGAAGAGCGCTCTCAGGAACAGCCGCAGGCTAGCCTGCGGCACCGGACCTTACTGGGCGGCCTTGACGGCTGATGCCAGCTGCGCACTGGCCTTGGCCGGGTCCGCGTCCTTGTCGTTCATGAAGTTGGTCACCACATCGAAGATCGCGCCCTGCACGGCCAGGGAGGTGGCCATGTTGTGCGCCATGCTCGGTTGCAGGCCGCCGGTCTTGTCGTCGGCCAGGAAGTCCTTGGCCGCCGCCTGGGCGCAGGAGTCGAAGCCTTGCGCGGCCATGTCGTTGAGCATGTCGGTGCGCACCGGGATCGAACCCTTGTTGATGCTGAAGACCTTCTGGAAGTCCTTGCCCAGGGCGACCTTGGCCAGGTCCTGCTGCGCGGCGATATCGCCCTTGCGATCGGCCTTGAGCTTGAACACCGCCAGGGAGTCGATGTTGTAGGTGAAGGCTTTGTCGGTGCCCGGGAAGGCCACGCACTGGTAGTCCTTGCCGGCAACTTTCTTCGCCGCGGTCCACTCGCTCTTGGCCCAGTCGCCCATCATCTGCATGCCGGCCTTGCCGTTGATGACGTCGGCGGCGGCGATGTTCCAGTCACGCCCGGCGCGGTTCGGGTCCATGTAGCCGGTGACTTTCTTCAGCTCGGTGAAGGCCTTGGTCATCTCCGGGCCGGCGAGTGTCTTCTGGTCCAGGTCGACCAGGGCTTTCTTGTAGCCATCGGCGCCCATGACCGAGAGCACCACGTCTTCGAACACGGTGCTGTCCTGCCATGGCTGGCCGCCATGGGCCAGGGCGATGAAGCCGGCGGCCTTGAGCTTGTCGCCGGCGGCGTAGAATTCTTCGAGGGTGGTCGGGGCCTTGTCGATCCCGGCCTTCTTGAAGACTTCCGGGTTGATCCACAGCCAGTTGACGCGGTGGATGTTCACCGGCACCGCGACATAGTCACCTTCGTACTTCACGGTGTCGGAGACTTTCTTGGAAAGCAGGCCGTCCCAGTTTTCCGACTTGGCCACGTCTTTCAGCGCGTCGGTGCTGAGCAGGCCGGTGCTGCCCCACTCCTGGATGTCCGGGCCCTTGATCTGGGCAACGCCCGGCGGGTTGCCGGAAACGGCGCGGCTTTTCAGCACGGTCATGGCCGTGGCACCGCCACCGCCGGCGACTGCGCCGTCTTTCCAGGTGAAACCGTCTTTTTCGACTTGGGCCTTGAGCACATCGACCGCCGCTTTTTCACCGCCGGAAGTCCACCAATGGACGACTTCCACGGAGCCTTTGGCATCGGCGGCAACGGAAACGAGAGGGAATGCACTGAGGGGAAACAACGAGGCAACGGAAATGACAGCAGCTAGACGAGAAATCGCATTCATCTGAGGTGTACCTTTCTTGTTGTTATGCATGCAAGTCTGGTGCTTGCGCTGCATAGGATTCTAAACAGGGGACCCACCCGCGCAGGTAACGAAGGGATGCGCGAATGTCACCACATGGTTACACAATGCCCAGTCTAGACACTTCGGCCAAGGCCGATGCCATGCTCGGTGCCAGGGGCAGACGCGGAATCAGCACCGCCTGCCAGGCGTGATACAGGTCCGGCTTGCCGGTCCAGATCTCGGCGCTGGGCCTGTTGTTGCTGTCCAGCTCGTGATGCCAGCTGCCGTGCAGCGGGTCGATGAAATGCTCGGCAGTGAACTCCCAGAAGCGCCGATACCAGGTTTCGTACTGCGCCTCCCCGGTGCGCTGCAGCAAGGCGCTGGCCGCCGTGCTGGCTTCGGCGTGGGTCCAGTGCAGGCGCTGGCGCACCACGGGGCGCTGCTGCCAGTCCAGGGTGTAGACGATGCCCGGCGCGCCATCGACGTCCCAGGCGTCACGGCAGGCGTTTTCGAAGAGTTTCTGGGCATCCAGCAGCAGCCAGCCAGGGCTGAGCATGCCCGCCTGGCAGCGTGCGGCTTCCAGGTGCAGCAGCAAGCGGGCCCACTCGAAGGCGTGCCCGGGGGTGGTGCCATAGGGGCGGAAACCGTCGGCCGGATGCTCCTGGTTGTAATCCGGCAGCGGCTGCCACTGCCGGTCGAAATGCTCGATGACCCGGTAATCGCCGGCGGCGGCATGCTCATGGATGACCCGCTCGACAATGTGCAGGGCACGGTTGAGCCAGCGCGGGTCCTGGGTGACATCGGCCAGGGCGAGGAACGCCTCGGTGGCGTGCATGTTGCTGTTGGCGCCGCGATAGGCCTCCTCGTCGCTCCAGTCGCGGTTGAAGGACTCGCGCATCGCGCCCTCCTCCTCGCTCCAGAAATGCGTTTCGATGACCCGGATCGCCTCCGCCAGCAAGGCCTCGGCGCCGGGGCGCGCGGCCACCACCGCGGAACTCGCCGCCAGGGCGACGAAGGCATGCAGGTAGGCGGCCTTGCCGCTGTTGCCGTCGCCCTGTCCGGGGCTGGCGAACCAGCCACCGTACTGGCCATCGCGCAGCGCACCGTTGAGCGCGGCGATGCCGTGGTCCACCAGCGCGGCGTAGCCGGGAATGCCCTGGATATGGGCCATGGCGAAACTGTGGGTCATGCGCGCGGTGTTCATGGTGCCGGCGCGGGCATCGCTCGGCAGGCGCCCGCGCTCGTCCAGGTCGCCGAAGCCTTCGGGCAGCCGTGCCGCGCGGGCGAACCCCAGCAGGCGCTGGCCTTCGGCGGCCAGCCATTGATGATGGGCAGGAGCGTTCAGCCAGCTGCTGAACGTCAGTGGAATAGTGTTCATGGCGAACCTGTTGTTGTTCTTATCAAGGCCTTGAGTCTAAACAACGGGTTCGCGCGGGCAGGTAACGAAGGTCACAGGAAATGTCACCAAGCCGTGACAAAACCCCTGTAGCCGCTGCCGCAGGCTGCGCTCGAGACCGCAGGGCTCGCAAAACCGGCGCCTCGGTCATACGACCAAGCGCGGCATAAAGTTTTACGACCGCTACGCGGCCGGGCGCAGGCTTCGCCAGCGGCTACAAAGGCATCAATCCATGGAGCGCGGCAGGTACAGGGTTACGCGCAAACCGCCTTCGCGCAGGTTCTGCAGGCTCACCTCGCCGCCATGGCTGTGGGCGATGTTGCGCGCGATGCCCAAGCCCAGGCCGTAGCCCTGCTGCTGGCCGGACAGGCGAAAATGCGGCTCGAACACCTGCTCCAGACGCTGCTCCGGCACGCCCGGGCCTTCGTCGTCGACATGCAGGATGAATGCATTGGCATCGTCGTCGATGTGCAGGTGGGCGTTCTGCCCGTACTTCAGCGCGTTGTCGATCAGGTTGCCCATGCAGCGCTTGAGCGCCAGGGGCTTGCCCGGATAAGGCGCAAGCGCCCGCCCCTGCTGGGTCACGCGGCCGTTGCCGTTGGGCGCCAGGTAAGGCTCCACCAGGCAGTCGAGCACCTGGTTGAGGTCCACCGGCTCGATGTTCTCGTGGATATCGGTGTCCTTGACGCATTGCAGCGCGCCCTTGACCAGCAACTCCAGCTCATCCAGGTCGCGGCCGAACTTGGTTTGCAACTGCTCGTCCTCCAGCAGTTCGACCCGCAGCCGCAGCCGGGTGATGGGCGTGCGCAGGTCGTGGGAAATCGCACTGAACAACTGGCTGCGTTCGGTCAGGTAACGGCTGATGCGCTCGCGCATGGCATTGAAGGCCCGGCCGACCTCCACCACTTCGCTGCCGCCGCCTTCGGCCACCGGCTGCACATCGGCGCCCAGGGACATGTCCCGCGCGGCCCGCGCCAGGCGCTTGAGCGGCCGGCTCTGCCAATGCACCAGCAGGCCGATGAACAGCAGCAGGAAACCGCTGGTGAGCACGATGAACCACACCTGCTGCGCCGGCAGCCCCTGCTCTTCGAGGCTGGTATAGGGCTCGGGCAACAGCGATGCGATGTACAGCCACTCGCCCGGCGCCATCTGGATCTGGGTGACCAGCACCGGCGGATTCACCGGTTCCAGGGTCAGGGCGTAATGGGCCCAGGAACGCGGCAACTCATCGAGTTTCAGGCCGCCGTTGAAAATCCGCAGGTCCTCGGGGCTGACGAAGGTCACCGAGATGTAGGCGTCGTTGCCCAGGGACTGGCGCAGCACTTCCTCCACCGCCTTGAGCACCGCCTGCTTGCGTGGCGTGATGGGCAACACTTCCATGCCCAGCGGCTTGTCGTTGAGGGTCACGACAAAACGGGTGCCGCCCATGCTGCGCAACTGGTCGAGCACCAGCGGCCGGTACGCCACCGGCAGCGAGCGAAAGTAGCTGACGCTGGCGGTCATCGAATGGGCCAGGCTGCGGGCGCTGGTGACCAGGCCTTCGAGCTGGGTGGCGCGCAATTGCGACACCCAGATCACGCTGGACAAGGTTTGCGCGAACAACACCGCCAGCAGCGTCAGCAGCAACATCCGGCCCAGCAGCGAACGCGGCACCGGCACCCGCGCCAGCAACTTGCGCGGCCACTCAATGAGCATTGCCGGCAACCACATTGGCTGCCAACTGGTAACCGCTGCCGCGCACGGTACGGATCAGCCGCGGCGGTTTCTCGGTGTCGCGCAGGCGCTGGCGCAGGCGGCTGACCGCCATGTCGACGATACGGTCCAGGGGCATCAGTTCTCGGCCGCGGGTGGCATTGCCGATGGTGTCGCGGTCGAGGATTTCCTGGGGGTGGTCGAGGAACAGCTTGAGCAGGGCGAAGTCGGCGCCGGAGAGGATCACTTCCTCGCCGTCGTTGTGGAACAGCCGGTGGCTGACCATGTCCAGGCGCCATTCGTCGAAGCACAGCACCTCGCCACCGCTGCGCTCCTGGCCGAACTGCGCACGGCGCAACAGGGCCTTGATCCGCGCCTGCAACTCGCGAGGGCTGAAGGGCTTGCCCAGGTAATCGTCGGCCCCCAGCTCCAGGCCGATCACCCGGTCGGCTTCGTCGGAGCTGGCGGTGAGCATGATGATCGGCACCTGGCCGACCCGCGGATGCTGGCGAATCCAGCGGCACAGGCTGAAGCCGTCTTCGTCCGGCAGCATCACGTCGAGAATCACCAGGTCGCTCGGCGCCTCGTTCAGCGCCTGGCGAAAACCGGCGCCGTTGGGCGTGCTGCGGACCTGGAAGCCGGCGCGACTGAGGTAGGTCTCCAGCAGCTCGCGGATTTCCTGATCGTCATCAACCAACAAGATCGACTTACTGACTGAACTCACGCGGGCCGTCCTTTGTTGTTATGAATGGGGCCGGATTATGCCTTACCGATCAACGAAACGTAGATACCAAGGCTCTGTAGCCGCTGCCGAGCCCGCGAGGCTGCGATCGACCTGGGCGGCATTCCGACGAAGCGGGCGCGGGGATTTAAAGATCGCTGAAGGCCTTCGGCCTTATCGCAGCCTCGCAGGCTCGGCAGCGGCTACAGAGGTAGAACTGGATCAGGCGAACGCCTGCTCCAGCGCCACTCCGGCACCGGTCAGGCCCGAGTACGGCGCCGTCACCAGCCATACCGGAATACCCTTGAAGTAATCGCTCATACAGCCCTTGTCGGCAAAACAACGGGCGAAACCGCTTTCGACGAAAAAGTCGGCGAACCGCGGGATCACCCCGCCGACGATGTACACGCCACCGCGCGCACCGGTGGTCAGCACGTTGTTGCCCGCCACCCGGCCCAGCCAGCAGCAGAACTGCTCGAGCACTTCCAGGGCGATGGGGTCGCCGGCCAGGCCCGCGGCGGTGATGGCTTCCGGGGTCTCGAGCAGCGGCTCATGCCCGTCCACCGCGCAGATCGCCCGATAGACCCGGGGCAAGCCGCCGCCGCTGAGCGCGGTCTCGGCGCTGACGTGGCCGATCTCGCTGTAGATGTGCTGCCACAACTGGGTTTCCCGCGGGCTGCTCAATGGCAGGTCGACATGCCCGCCCTCGCCCGGCAAGGCGGCCCAGCGGCCTTCGCCCAGATCCAGCAGGGTGCCGACGCCCAGGCCGGTGCCGGGCCCGATCACCACCGCCGGGCGCAACAGCTCGGCGGTGCCTTCGCAAACCACCCGGAACTCGCCGGGCTGCAGGCGGGTCATGCCCAGGGCCATGGCCGAGAAGTCATTGACCAGCAGCAGTTCGTCGACCTGCAAGGTCTGGCAGAAGGCCTTGCGGCTCAGGCGCCAGTGGTTGTTGGTAAAACGAAATTCGTCGCCGCCGACCGGGCCGGCCACCGACAGGCACACCGCGCCGATCGCACCCGGCGCCAGGCCGAGACCGCCCAGGTAGACGCCGATGGCTTCTTCCGGGCTGGCGTGGTCCGCCGTCGCCAGCACCTGGATCGACTCCAGGCGCTGGTCTTTCCACAACGCAAAACGCGCATTGGTTCCACCAATGTCACCGACCAGCGCTAGCTTCACTTAAGGTTCTCCAGGGCAGAGGTAAAGGCGCTGGCGCCCTGCTCCGCCGAGCTGAAGGCCATGCGCATGAAACCGAACAATTCGCGGCCGCTGCCGACGTTGTTGCCCAACAGGCCCTTGGCCGGCTCGCGGGCGGCGAATTCATCGGCGTCTACCTTAAGCTCCAGCGTGCCCTTTACGCCATCCACGCGAATGATGTCGCCGTCGCGTACTCGCGCCAGCGCGCCGCCGACCTGGGCTTCCGGGCTGACGTGGATCGCCGCCGGGATCTTGCCCGAGGCCCCGGACATGCGCCCGTCGGTGACCAGCGCGACCTTGAAGCCGCGGTCCTGCAACACGCCGAGGAACGGCGTCATCTTGTGCAGTTCCGGCATGCCGTTGGAGCGCGGGCCCTGGAAGCGCATCACCGCCACGAAGTCTTTTTCCAGCTCGCCGGCCTTGAACGCATCGGCCAGGTCCTGCTGGTCCTGGAACACCACCGCCGGCGCTTCGACGATCTGGTGCTGCAACGCCACGGCGGAAACTTTCATCACCCCGCGACCGAGGTTGCCTTCCATCACCCGCAGGCCGCCTTCCGGCGAGAACGCGCGGGCCACCGGGCGCAGGATGTTTTCGTCGAGGCTTTCGATCGGACCGTCGCGCCACACCAGCTTGCCGTTGTCCAGGAACGGCTCCTGGGTGTAGCGGCTCAGGCCACGGCCGGCCACGGTGTTGACGTCTTCGTGGAGCAGGCCGGCTTCCAGCAGTTCGCGGATCAGGAACGCCATGCCGCCCGCGGCCTGGAAGTGGTTGATGTCGGCCTTGCCGTTCGGATAGACGTGGGACAGGGTCGGCACCACCTCGGAGAGGTCGGCCATGTCCTGCCAGGTCAGCTGGATGCCCGCGGCCTGGGCAATCGCCGGCATGTGCAGGGTGTGGTTGGTCGAACCGCCAGTGGCATGCAGGGCTACGATGGAGTTGACCAGCGAACGCTCGTCGATGATCTCGCCGATCGGCGTGAAGTTGCCGCTCTGCGCGGTCAGGCGGGTGACCTGCTGCGCCGCCTCATGGGTCAGGGCATCGCGCAGTGGCGTGTAAGGGTTGACGAAGGACGCGCCCGGCAAGTGCAGGCCCATGACTTCCATCAGCAGCTGGTTGGTGTTGGCGGTGCCGTAGAAGGTGCAGGTGCCCGGGCTGTGGTAGGACTTCATCTCCGATTCCAGCAGCTCTTCGCGGGTCGCCTTGCCCTCGGCGTAACGCTGGCGCACGTCGGCCTTTTCCTTGTTGGAAATGCCCGACGGCATCGGCCCGCCCGGGACGAAGATGGTCGGCAGGTGGCCGAAGCGCAACGCGCCCATCATCAGGCCCGGGACGATCTTGTCGCAGATGCCGAGCATCAGCGCGGCGTCGAACATGTTGTGGGACAAGGCCACCGCGGTGGACAGCGCGATCACCTCGCGGCTCGGCAGGCTCAGCTCCATGCCGGCCTCGCCCTGGGTCACGCCATCGCACATGGCGGGGGTGCCGCCGGCGAACTGGCCGACCGAACCCATCTCGCGCAGGGCCTTCTTGATCTGTTCGGGAAAGTGCTCGTACGGCTGGTGCGCCGAGAGCATGTCGTTATATGACGAAACAATTGCCACGTTGGCGGCATTCATCATGCGCAGGCTGTGCTTGTCTTCCGAGCCGCAGCCGGCAACGCCGTGGGCGAAGTTCGCACACTGCAGCTTGCCCCGTTGCGGGCCATCGCTGGCGGCGCCGCGGATCAGGGCGAGGTAAGCCTCGCGAGTGGCGCGACTGCGGGCGACAAGCCGTTCGGTGACCTCAAGAACGCGGGGATGCATGTGTAGAACTCCAGGCTAACGGATGTGGCGACCTGTTTGTCTATGCTGGTCAAAACGCCCGCGGCACAGGGGATGGCAGAGGGTTTCTTGACCATTTGGACCAGTTGATTCAGGTCACTCGTTGTAGATAAAACAAAATATTGCCATCAAAAAGGCTTGTTTTCTATTTTTTTGCGAATAATCTTGTAATTCCAACAACAAAACTACGGCAGGCGCTTTTCTATGACTCTACGAATCGCAATCAATGGTTTTGGCCGCATCGGCCGCAACGTCCTGCGCGCACTTTATACCCAAGGCTATCGTCAGGATCTGCAGATCGTCGCCATCAACGATCTGGGTGATAGCTCGATCAATGCCCACCTGCTCAAATACGACACCGTCCACGGCACCTTCGATGCCGAGGTGCAGCACGATCAGGAAAGCCTGACCGTCAACGGCGACCGGATCGCCGTCAGCGCCATCCGCAATCCGGCCGAACTGCCCTGGGCCGCCGAGAAGATTGACGTAGTATTCGAATGCACCGGTCTGTTCACCGACCGTGCCAAGGCCGCCGCCCATCTCAGCGCCGGCGCCCGCAAAGTGATTATTTCCGCCCCGGCCAAAGGCGCCGACGCCACCGTGGTGTATGGCGTGAACCACGACATTCTGCGCCAGTCGCACCAGATCATTTCCAACGCTTCGTGCACCACCAACTGCCTGGCGCCGGTGGCTCAGGTGCTGAACCGCGAGCTGGGCATCGAAAGCGGGCTGATGACCACCATCCACGCCTACACCAACGACCAGAACCTGACCGACGTCTACCACAGCGATCCGTACCGCGCCCGCTCGGCCACCCAGAACATGATCCCGAGCAAGACCGGCGCGGCCGAAGCCGTGGGCCTGGTGCTGCCGGAGCTGGCGGGCAAGCTGACCGGCATGGCGGTGCGCGTCCCGGTGATCAACGTATCGCTGGTGGACCTGACCGTGCAGCTCAAGCGCAACACCACCGCCGAGGAGGTCAACGCCCTGCTCAAGAGCGCCAGCCAGCACTCGAAGATCCTCGGCTACAACAGCCTGCCGCTGGTTTCCAGCGACTTCAACCACAACCCGCTGTCGTCGATCTTCGACGCCAATCACACCAAGGTCAGCGGCGGCAAGCTGCTCAAGGTCCTGGCCTGGTACGACAACGAGTGGGGCTTCTCCAACC from Pseudomonas chlororaphis subsp. chlororaphis encodes:
- a CDS encoding D-mannose isomerase, whose protein sequence is MNTIPLTFSSWLNAPAHHQWLAAEGQRLLGFARAARLPEGFGDLDERGRLPSDARAGTMNTARMTHSFAMAHIQGIPGYAALVDHGIAALNGALRDGQYGGWFASPGQGDGNSGKAAYLHAFVALAASSAVVAARPGAEALLAEAIRVIETHFWSEEEGAMRESFNRDWSDEEAYRGANSNMHATEAFLALADVTQDPRWLNRALHIVERVIHEHAAAGDYRVIEHFDRQWQPLPDYNQEHPADGFRPYGTTPGHAFEWARLLLHLEAARCQAGMLSPGWLLLDAQKLFENACRDAWDVDGAPGIVYTLDWQQRPVVRQRLHWTHAEASTAASALLQRTGEAQYETWYRRFWEFTAEHFIDPLHGSWHHELDSNNRPSAEIWTGKPDLYHAWQAVLIPRLPLAPSMASALAEVSRLGIV
- a CDS encoding ATP-binding protein, translating into MPRSLLGRMLLLTLLAVLFAQTLSSVIWVSQLRATQLEGLVTSARSLAHSMTASVSYFRSLPVAYRPLVLDQLRSMGGTRFVVTLNDKPLGMEVLPITPRKQAVLKAVEEVLRQSLGNDAYISVTFVSPEDLRIFNGGLKLDELPRSWAHYALTLEPVNPPVLVTQIQMAPGEWLYIASLLPEPYTSLEEQGLPAQQVWFIVLTSGFLLLFIGLLVHWQSRPLKRLARAARDMSLGADVQPVAEGGGSEVVEVGRAFNAMRERISRYLTERSQLFSAISHDLRTPITRLRLRVELLEDEQLQTKFGRDLDELELLVKGALQCVKDTDIHENIEPVDLNQVLDCLVEPYLAPNGNGRVTQQGRALAPYPGKPLALKRCMGNLIDNALKYGQNAHLHIDDDANAFILHVDDEGPGVPEQRLEQVFEPHFRLSGQQQGYGLGLGIARNIAHSHGGEVSLQNLREGGLRVTLYLPRSMD
- a CDS encoding response regulator, which codes for MSSVSKSILLVDDDQEIRELLETYLSRAGFQVRSTPNGAGFRQALNEAPSDLVILDVMLPDEDGFSLCRWIRQHPRVGQVPIIMLTASSDEADRVIGLELGADDYLGKPFSPRELQARIKALLRRAQFGQERSGGEVLCFDEWRLDMVSHRLFHNDGEEVILSGADFALLKLFLDHPQEILDRDTIGNATRGRELMPLDRIVDMAVSRLRQRLRDTEKPPRLIRTVRGSGYQLAANVVAGNAH
- a CDS encoding glucokinase, which produces MKLALVGDIGGTNARFALWKDQRLESIQVLATADHASPEEAIGVYLGGLGLAPGAIGAVCLSVAGPVGGDEFRFTNNHWRLSRKAFCQTLQVDELLLVNDFSAMALGMTRLQPGEFRVVCEGTAELLRPAVVIGPGTGLGVGTLLDLGEGRWAALPGEGGHVDLPLSSPRETQLWQHIYSEIGHVSAETALSGGGLPRVYRAICAVDGHEPLLETPEAITAAGLAGDPIALEVLEQFCCWLGRVAGNNVLTTGARGGVYIVGGVIPRFADFFVESGFARCFADKGCMSDYFKGIPVWLVTAPYSGLTGAGVALEQAFA
- the edd gene encoding phosphogluconate dehydratase is translated as MHPRVLEVTERLVARSRATREAYLALIRGAASDGPQRGKLQCANFAHGVAGCGSEDKHSLRMMNAANVAIVSSYNDMLSAHQPYEHFPEQIKKALREMGSVGQFAGGTPAMCDGVTQGEAGMELSLPSREVIALSTAVALSHNMFDAALMLGICDKIVPGLMMGALRFGHLPTIFVPGGPMPSGISNKEKADVRQRYAEGKATREELLESEMKSYHSPGTCTFYGTANTNQLLMEVMGLHLPGASFVNPYTPLRDALTHEAAQQVTRLTAQSGNFTPIGEIIDERSLVNSIVALHATGGSTNHTLHMPAIAQAAGIQLTWQDMADLSEVVPTLSHVYPNGKADINHFQAAGGMAFLIRELLEAGLLHEDVNTVAGRGLSRYTQEPFLDNGKLVWRDGPIESLDENILRPVARAFSPEGGLRVMEGNLGRGVMKVSAVALQHQIVEAPAVVFQDQQDLADAFKAGELEKDFVAVMRFQGPRSNGMPELHKMTPFLGVLQDRGFKVALVTDGRMSGASGKIPAAIHVSPEAQVGGALARVRDGDIIRVDGVKGTLELKVDADEFAAREPAKGLLGNNVGSGRELFGFMRMAFSSAEQGASAFTSALENLK